In a genomic window of Coregonus clupeaformis isolate EN_2021a chromosome 27, ASM2061545v1, whole genome shotgun sequence:
- the LOC121541413 gene encoding glutathione S-transferase theta-3 isoform X1 gives MALEMYLDLFSQPCRSVYIFAKKNNIPFDLKTVLLLEGEQYGEEFGKINMMRKAPAIRDGEFCLAESIAIMKYLAEKYKTSDHWYPADLQKRARVNEYLSWQHMGIRMHGSKMFWLRLLIPKIMGVEVPKDKMDGALEDLEGSLKLIEEKFIGDKPFIAGEQISLADLVAIVEIMQPVGSGLDVFEGRLKLSAWRDRVQAEIGKELFDEAHQGILASQEMVKNMDSSKMQIFKPKILKMFL, from the exons ATGGCTTTAGAAATGTATTTAGACCTTTTCTCACAGCCCTGTCGCTCGGTGTATATCTTTGCCAAGAAAAACAACATTCCTTTTGATTTAAAAACGGTTTTGCTTTTGGAAG GAGAGCAGTATGGAGAAGAGTTTGGGAAGATCAACATGATGAGGAAAGCTCCTGCAATCCGAGATGGAGAGTTCTGCTTGGCTGAAAG cattgcCATCATGAAGTATCTGGCAGAGAAGTACAAGACCTCAGACCACTGGTATCCAGCCGACCTGCAGAAGCGTGCCCGTGTCAATGAATACCTGTCCTGGCAGCATATGGGCATACGTATGCATGGCTCAAAGATGTTTTGGCTCAGG CTCTTGATTCCAAAGATCATGGGTGTGGAGGTCCCCAAGGACAAGATGGATGGAGCCCTAGAGGACCTGGAAGGCTCTCTGAAACTCATTGAAGAAAAGTTCATTGGGGACAAGCCCTTTATCGCAGGAGAGCAGATTTCCTTGGCCGACCTGGTGGCCATTGTTGAGATCATGCAG CCCGTCGGTTCAGGCTTGGATGTGTTTGAGGGGAGACTTAAGCTAAGTGCCTGGCGAGACAGGGTTCAGGCGGAGATCGGGAAGGAGCTGTTCGATGAGGCTCACCAGGGGATTCTTGCGTCCCAGGAAATGGTGAAGAATATGGACAGCAGCAAGATGCAGATCTTCAAACCCAAGATCTTGAAAATGTTCCTCTGA